Proteins co-encoded in one Rhodococcus sp. PAMC28707 genomic window:
- a CDS encoding DUF6461 domain-containing protein, with protein sequence MMTEISQDDFAWVEEDDRFDMGLCFTLVHSADPEAVLEVFNSVNPRKVRRAAGMSDDEWMDSLGDDDLAQRFAGVAGGWVWVLEEFAINAVLSPLPERLSDAFGTSITVQWDVNLLSTFVYAVDGGIERHFELGRVADPSDRSAPEGYLDEEDEIDWEEWMSGGLCMQARLAGVIALTADPIEPLITETCGGA encoded by the coding sequence ATGATGACAGAAATTTCCCAGGACGATTTTGCGTGGGTCGAGGAGGACGACCGCTTCGATATGGGTTTGTGTTTCACGCTGGTGCATTCCGCTGACCCGGAGGCTGTGCTCGAGGTGTTCAATTCCGTGAACCCGAGGAAGGTGCGCCGGGCGGCGGGGATGAGTGACGACGAGTGGATGGATTCGCTCGGTGATGATGATCTGGCGCAGCGATTTGCGGGTGTGGCCGGTGGCTGGGTGTGGGTGCTCGAGGAATTCGCGATCAATGCGGTGTTGTCGCCTCTGCCGGAGCGGTTGTCCGATGCGTTCGGTACCAGCATCACTGTGCAGTGGGATGTGAATTTGCTGTCGACGTTCGTGTACGCCGTCGACGGCGGCATCGAGCGGCATTTCGAGTTGGGGCGGGTGGCGGACCCCTCGGATCGCTCGGCTCCCGAGGGTTACCTGGATGAAGAGGACGAGATCGATTGGGAGGAATGGATGTCGGGCGGTTTGTGTATGCAGGCGCGGCTCGCGGGAGTGATTGCTCTGACGGCTGATCCGATCGAACCTTTGATCACCGAGACCTGCGGTGGGGCATAG
- a CDS encoding DUF6461 domain-containing protein has protein sequence MTDVRYTDYAWIRDDPFLFDEGFCLTICTSATIDDVAAVLPAVTASSSGDYEALTEFAYDHGFDLIGGLLQVDDAVVFYEPYGYLGDDAKLSLSVGRSVVSIDANPAVSYFKFFRDGSTVTTFEKMFADSRSGEDPDALLPLMERIGGFHLGRKPDEMLPEIVTYHQAAFALAEAITVVRLNHSLLSQSQYRICQFT, from the coding sequence ATGACCGACGTGCGTTACACCGATTACGCATGGATCCGAGATGATCCATTTCTGTTCGACGAGGGATTCTGTTTGACGATCTGCACTTCAGCGACCATCGACGACGTAGCGGCAGTGCTACCGGCGGTGACCGCATCGAGCAGCGGCGATTACGAAGCCCTCACCGAATTCGCGTATGACCACGGTTTCGATCTGATCGGTGGTCTCCTTCAAGTCGATGATGCCGTCGTTTTCTACGAGCCCTACGGCTATCTTGGTGATGATGCCAAGCTGTCACTATCGGTTGGGCGGTCGGTGGTCAGCATCGATGCAAACCCTGCCGTCAGCTACTTCAAGTTCTTCCGAGACGGGTCGACGGTCACAACGTTCGAGAAGATGTTTGCAGACTCACGTAGCGGCGAGGACCCCGATGCACTTCTTCCGCTCATGGAACGGATCGGTGGCTTTCACCTCGGCCGAAAACCTGATGAGATGCTGCCGGAGATCGTCACCTATCACCAGGCAGCGTTCGCGCTGGCCGAGGCGATAACCGTTGTACGACTGAATCATTCGTTGCTGAGTCAGTCGCAGTACCGCATCTGTCAGTTCACCTGA